From the genome of Lotus japonicus ecotype B-129 chromosome 6, LjGifu_v1.2, one region includes:
- the LOC130722737 gene encoding kinesin-like protein KIN-13A encodes MPQANAAALYDHAAASDAGDAVMARWLQSAGLQHLASPIASSGIDQRLLPNLLMQGYGAQSAEEKQRLLKLMRNLNFNGESGSEPYTPTTQTLGGVAGSDGFYSPEFRGDFGAGLLDLHAMDDTELLSEHVISEPFEPSPFMPGDARVFEDDFDPITSKLDREADVDASSSLPMNEKENSTRENNVAKIKVVVRKRPLNKKELAKKEDDIVTVSDNAYLTLHEPKLKVDLTAYVEKHEFCFDAVLDEHVTNDEVYRATVEPIIPTIFERTKATCFAYGQTGSGKTYTMQPLPLRAAEDLVRQLHRPVYQNQKFKLWLSYFEIYGGKLFDLLSDRKKLCMREDGRQQVCIVGLQEFEVFDVQIVKEFIEKGNAARSTGSTGANEESSRSHAILQLVVKKHPEVKESKRNNNNDGNEARSGKVVGKISFIDLAGSERGADTTDNDRQTRIEGAEINKSLLALKECIRALDNDQIHIPFRGSKLTEVLRDSFVGNSKTVMISCISPGAGSCEHTLNTLRYADRVKSLSKSGNSRKDQVPNSVPQANKEVSSTSSLPSSAGAEDFNDQRQEKTMDMGRKFVERESSLYNSATDVDKQPSSVSSSYLLNGREEKGLTSASMDRERFEVKNSFNDYTSQKMTSYSQNDTVEKVQKVSPPRRKGAKEEKSERPANLTKRDANGSDLFTTSSKQQTMGNYSTVTTGNYSTVTTGSRLYEAESSPDGNISAVLEEEEALIAAHRKEIEDTMEIVREEMKLLAEVDQPGSRIDNYVTQLSFVLSRKAASLVGLQARLARFQHRLKEQEILSRKRVPRQ; translated from the exons ATGCCGCAGGCCAATGCCGCTGCACTGTATGACCACGCCGCCGCATCCGATGCCGGCGACGCTGTCATGGCGCGCTGGCTTCAGTCCGCCGGCTTGCAGCATCTGGCTTCCCCCATCGCTTCCTCCGGCATCGACCAGCGCCTCCTCCCCAACCTTCTCATGCAG GGTTATGGAGCGCAGTCTGCCGAAGAGAAGCAGAGGCTTTTGAAGTTGATGAGAAACCTCAATTTCAATGGGGAATCTGGTTCGGAGCCATATACGCCCACCACCCAAACTTTAGGTGGAGTGGCTGGATCAGATGGGTTTTATTCTCCTGAGTTCAGGGGGGATTTTGGAGCCGGGCTTTTGGATCTTCATGCTATGGATGATACAGAGCTTTTGTCTGAG CATGTTATTTCAGAACCTTTTGAACCTTCACCTTTCATGCCTGGAGATGCTAGAGTATTTGAAGACGATTTCGATCCAATTACTAGCAAGCTGGACAGAGAAGCAGATGTTGATGCATCAAGTTCTTTACCTATGAATGAAAAAGAGAATAGTACAAGGGAAAATAATGTAGCCAAGATTAAAGTCGTG GTACGCAAAAGACCTTTAAACAAGAAGGAGCTTGCTAAAAAGGAGGATGATATTGTAACTGTATCTGATAATGCATATTTGACTCTCCATGAGCCCAAACTAAAG GTTGATTTGACAGCTTATGTGGAGAAGCATGAGTTTTGTTTTGATGCTGTTCTTGATGAGCATGTTACCAATGATGAA GTATACCGAGCTACAGTGGAACCAATTATTCCTACAATTTTTGAGCGAACCAAAGCTACCTGTTTTGCTTATGGTCAGACAG GAAGTGGCAAAACATACACAATGCAACCTTTACCACTCAGAGCCGCAGAAGATCTTGTCCGACAGTTGCATCGACCAGTTTACCAGAATCAGAAATTTAAATTGTGGCTCAGTTACTTTGAGATATATGGTGGAAAACTATTTGATCTTCTTAGTGACAGAAA GAAACTTTGCATGAGGGAAGATGGCCGACAGCAAGTTTGCATTGTAGGACTGcaagaatttgaagtttttgatGTACAAATTGTTAAAGAATTCATTGAAAAGGGAAATGCTGCAAGAAGTACAGGATCCACTGGTGCTAATGAGGAGTCTTCCAGGTCGCATGCTATCTTACAACTGGTGGTAAAGAAGCACCCTGAGGTGAAAGAGAGCAAGCGGAACAACAACAACGATGGAAATGAGGCAAGAAGTGGAAAGGTTGTGGGAAAGATTTCTTTTATTGATCTTGCTGGAAGTGAAAGAGGTGCTGACACGACTGATAATGATCGTCAGACACG GATTGAAGGAGCAGAAATCAACAAAAGTCTTTTGGCTTTGAAGGAATGCATTCGTGCTTTAGACAATGACCAGATCCATATTCCATTTCGAGGAAGCAAACTTACAGAAGTACTCCGTGACTCCTTTGTGGGCAATTCAAAGACTGTTATGATCTCTTGTATATCTCCAGGTGCTGGGTCTTGTGAACACACACTCAACACCTTGAGATATGCAGATAG GGTTAAAAGTCTATCCAAAAGTGGAAATTCGAGAAAAGACCAGGTTCCAAATTCTGTACCACAAGCTAATAAGGAGGTTTCTTCCACATCATCTCTTCCATCTAGTGCTGGTGCAGAGGATTTTAACGACCAGCGTCAAGAGAAGACAATGGATATGGGCAGGAAATTTGTTGAAAGAGAAAGTTCTTTGTACAACTCTGCTACTGATGTTGACAAACAGCCATCAAGTGTTTCTTCAAGTTACCTACTAAACGGGCGAGAAGAAAAAGGTCTGACTTCTGCTTCAATGGACAGGGAGAGGTTTGAAGTGAAGAACTCGTTCAACGATTATACCAGCCAAAAAATGACCTCTTATTCACAAAATGATACAGTTGAGAAAGTGCAAAAGGTGTCCCCCCCACGCAGAAAAGGAGCTAAGGAGGAAAAGTCTGAAAGACCTGCAAACTTGACGAAAAGGGATGCCAATGGTTCTGATCTCTTCACGACAAGCTCCAAGCAGCAGACCATGGGGAATTATAGCACTGTTACCACAGGGAATTATAGCACTGTTACCACTGGATCCAGGCTTTATGAAGCAGAATCCTCTCCTGATGGGAATATCAGTGCAGTACTGGAG GAGGAAGAAGCATTAATTGCTGCTCATAGAAAAGAAATAGAGGACACAATGGAGATTGTTCGTGAA GAAATGAAACTCTTGGCCGAAGTGGACCAACCGGGAAGCCGGATTGACAACTATGTAACCCAATTGAGCTTTGTGCTATCTCGCAAAGCAGCTAGTCTCGTGGGTCTCCAAGCTCGCCTCGCAAGATTCCAACATCGACTGAAAGAACAGGAGATTCTAAGCAGGAAACGAGTTCCCCGTCAATAA
- the LOC130723362 gene encoding ubiquitin-like-specific protease ESD4 — translation MGVMTSHRKRPEECMNVNHSTTTTTTPPPDSQRKRPRLLNSMSRPAPTPNGIVSRISRYPDAKPPLIREVHAPCRNRKFDLVRRDLAEPRTPARARATVDVKGSVLFAAYEEARRSALAEVRYLPSKGKEVIDVDAESSGRGVSDDSGVGEVVEVHDLEAKVVVDGGVVRRRQSTSSPDSALTNKGDNSLKVVVSGGKVWGSEIDFSSVQAYKKLIESADRRDDRLKRLEFEITLNEKRRETFNLLRPKKELVEVVPKEPFVPLTKEEENEVARAFYTNRKKILISHENSNIEISGEKFQCLGPAAWLNDEVINLYLELLKEREQREPQKYLKCHFFNTFFYKKLIGGRNGYDFKSVRRWTTQRKLGYGLLECDKIFVPIHREIHWCLAVINKKDKKFQYLDSLKGRDSHVLNVLAKYFVDEVKDKTGKDIDISDWEKEFVEDLPEQKNGYDCGVFMIKYADFYSRGLGLCFKQEHMPYFRVRTAKELLRLRAD, via the exons ATGGGTGTCATGACTAGCCACCGCAAACGCCCCGAAGAGTGCATGAACGTCAaccactccaccaccaccaccaccactccaccTCCAGATTCCCAGAGAAAGCGACCCAGATTGTTGAACTCGATGTCCCGACCCGCACCGACACCGAACGGCATCGTTTCGAGGATTTCCCGGTACCCGGATGCTAAGCCGCCGTTGATTCGGGAGGTTCATGCGCCGTGCAGGAACCGGAAATTCGACCTAGTGCGGCGAGATTTGGCAGAACCGAGGACCCCGGCTAGGGCTAGGGCTACTGTCGACGTTAAGGGGAGCGTTCTGTTCGCAGCTTACGAAGAGGCGAGGCGTTCAGCATTGGCGGAGGTTCGGTACTTGCCTTCGAAGGGGAAGGAGGTGATTGATGTGGACGCTGAGAGTAGCGGGCGTGGGGTTTCAGATGATTCGGGTGTGGGAGAGGTGGTTGAGGTTCATGATTTGGAGGCTAAGGTTGTTGTGGATGGTGGGGTTGTTCGGCGGCGGCAGTCAACGTCGTCGCCGGATTCTGCGTTGACTAATAAAGGTGACAACAGCTTGAAGGTGGTGGTGAGTGGTGGGAAGGTGTGGGGTTCTGAGATTGATTTTTCGAGTGTTCAGGCgtataagaagttgattgaGTCTGCTGATAGGCGAGATGATAGGCTTAAGAGGCTGGAGTTTGAGATTACTCTGAATGAGAAGCGCAGGGAGACGTTTAATTTGTTGCGTCCGAAGAAGGAATTAGTGGAG GTAGTGCCGAAAGAGCCTTTCGTCCCTCTTACAAAGGAGGAAGAAAATGAGGTTGCACGTGCCTTTTATACTAACAG GAAGAAGATATTGATTAGCCATGAGAATTCGAACATTGAGATCTCAGGAGAGAAGTTTCAGTGCCTTGGCCCGGCTGCATGGTTAAATGATGAG GTGATAAATTTGTACCTTGAGTTGCTGAAAGAGAGGGAGCAAAGAGAACCACAGAAGTATCTGAAATGCCATTTTTTCAATACCTTTTTCTACAAAAAG TTAATAGGTGGCAGGAACGGTTATGATTTCAAATCTGTCCGTAGATGGACCACCCAAAGGAAATTGGGATATGGCCTACTTGAATGTGATAAA ATATTCGTACCTATCCATAGAGAGATCCATTGGTGCTTGGCTGTTATCaataaaaaagataagaaaTTCCAGTATCTTGACTCATTGAAGGGAAGAGATAGCCATGTCCTAAATGTGCTG GCTAAATATTTTGTAGATGAAGTAAAGGACAAGACTGGAAAAGATATTGATATAAGTGATTGGGAGAAGGAATTTGTTGAAGACCTTCCTGAGCAGAAAAATGG ATATGATTGTGGGGTGTTTATGATTAAATATGCTGACTTTTATAGCAGAGGCTTGGGGCTTTGTTTCAAACAG GAACACATGCCTTACTTCCGGGTTAGGACAGCTAAGGAATTATTGAGACTGAGAGCTGACTAA
- the LOC130725611 gene encoding L10-interacting MYB domain-containing protein-like produces MAVTATMVVKAVAIPIEMAAAAVVVVVVTLVVAIDTMSNSESSRKNAKWEPDSTKVILDICMEEVRGRGKPGITFKSKKWEDIREKFERRTNKSYTQKQLKSKMYNLRTEFVTWKQLVGGETYFTMNNQTGTIEADAAWWDAKIRENAKYGKFRHEGPKFLNELESIFGETVETSQDELTPVRSVSIETSERNTSPDVSQRLTPVRSVSIETSERNTSLDVSQRITKSNDDDFNTEDGSNPMENTQLRRKRNAPQDINNKATKARGEVSTTPVVVENRDEAEKDETASYAHGQYSIPNCFQVVNNLKDGGHLDEQEFCYALEFIKDGRNRVILMSFKDGSAVSQKNWILYRYKL; encoded by the exons ATGGCGGTGACAGCGACGATGGTGGTAAAAGCGGTGGCAATTCCGATAGAGATGGCGGCAGCtgcggtggtggtagtggtggtgacaTTAGTCGTG GCTATAGATACCATGAGTAATTCTGAATCTAGTCGGAAAAATGCTAAGTGGGAACCAGATAGTACCAAAGTAATACTTGACATTTGCATGGAAGAGGTTCGTGGTCGTGGAAAACCGGGCATAACATTTAAGAGTAAGAAATGGGAAGATATACGTGAAAAATTTGAAAGACGGACAAATAAAAGCTATACTCAAAAGCAATTGAAGAGCAAGATGTACAATTTAAGGACTGAGTTTGTTACTTGGAAACAACTTGTGGGTGGAGAAACATACttcacaatgaacaatcagacaGGAACTATTGAAGCTGATGCTGCATGGTGGGATGCTAAGATAAGG GAGAATGCAAAATATGGGAAGTTTCGACATGAAGGACCAAAATTCCTTAATGAATTGGAATCCATTTTTGGAGAGACAGTTGAAACAAGTCAAGATGAATTGACACCAGTTAGGAGTGTATCTATTGAAACTAGTGAAAGAAATACATCTCCAGACGTGTCACAGAGATTGACACCAGTTAGGAGTGTATCTATTGAAACTAGTGAAAGAAATACATCTCTAGATGTGTCACAAAGAATTACTAAATCTAATGATGATGATTTCAATACTGAAGATGGTTCTAACCCAATGGAAAACACTCAACTCAGAAGGAAAAGAAATGCGCCACAAGATATCAACAACAAAGCGACAAAGGCTAGGGGTGAAGTCAGTACTACACCGGTTGTAGTAGAGAATCGGGATGAAGCTGAAAAAGATGAAACTGCATCTTATGCCCATGGACAATACTCCATCCCGAATTGCTTTCAAGTAGTGAACAATCTAAAGGACGGAGGCCATTTGGATGAACAAGAATTTTGCTATGCTTTAGAATTTATTAAAGATGGTCGTAACAGAGTCATACTTATGTCCTTCAAAGATGGCTCAGCGGTTTCTCAGAAGAATTGGATTTTATACAGGTATAAGTTGTAA
- the LOC130723361 gene encoding kinesin-like protein KIN-13A, producing the protein MPQANAAALYDHAAASDAGDAVMARWLQSAGLQHLASPVASSAIDHRLLPNLLMQGYGAQSAEEKQRLLKLMRNLNFNGESGSEPYTPTAQTLGGVAASDGFYSPEFRGDFGAGLLDLHAMDDTELLSEHVISDTFEPSPFMPGDARVFEDDFNPINSRLEREADIDVSSSFPMNEKENSTRENNVAKIKVVVRKRPLNKKELAKKEDDIVTVSDSAYLTVHETKLKVDLTAYLEKHEFCFDAVLDENVTNDEVYRATVEPIIPTIFERTKATCFAYGQTGSGKTYTMQPLPLRAAEDLVRQLRQPVYRNQRFKLWLSYFEIYGGKLFDLLSDRKKLCMREDGRQQVCIVGLQEFEVSDVQVVKEFIEKGNSTRSTGSTGANEESSRSHAILQLAVKKHGEVKEKKRNNDANEARSGRVVGKISFIDLAGSERGADTTDNDRQTRIEGAEINKSLLALKECIRALDNDQTHIPFRGSKLTEVLRDSFVGNSKTVMISCISPGEGSCEHTLNTLRYADRVKSLSKSGNPRKDQVPNSVPQANVSSSSTLPSSAGAEDFNDQHQEKTMDMGRKLVEKERSLYSSVTDVDKQPSSASSSYPLNRREEKGLSSASMDRERFEVKNSYSDSTSQKINSYSQNDTVERVQKVSPPRRKGTKEEKSERPANLMKRDVNGFDLFTTSSKQETAGNYSTVTAAGSRLYEAESSPDGNISAVLEEEEALITAHRKEIEDTMEIVREEMKLLAEVDQPGSRIDNYVTQLSFVLSRKAASLMGLQARLARFQHRLKEQEILSRKRVPRS; encoded by the exons ATGCCGCAGGCAAATGCTGCCGCTCTCTACGACCACGCCGCCGCCTCCGATGCTGGCGACGCCGTCATGGCTCGCTGGCTTCAGTCCGCCGGCTTGCAGCATCTTGCCTCCCCCGTCGCTTCCTCCGCCATCGACCATCGCCTCCTCCCCAACCTTCTCATGCAG GGTTATGGAGCACAGTCTGCTGAAGAGAAGCAGAGGCTTTTGAAGTTGATGAGAAATCTCAATTTCAATGGGGAGTCTGGTTCGGAGCCGTATACGCCCACTGCCCAAACTTTAGGTGGAGTGGCTGCATCGGATGGGTTTTATTCTCCGGAGTTCAGGGGGGATTTTGGAGCTGGGCTTTTGGATCTTCATGCTATGGATGATACAGAGCTTTTGTCTGAG CATGTTATTTCAGATACTTTTGAACCATCACCCTTCATGCCTGGAGATGCTAGAGTATTTGAAGACGATTTCAATCCAATTAACAGCAGGCTGGAAAGAGAAGCAGATATTGATGTATCAAGTTCTTTTCCTATGAATGAAAAAGAGAATAGTACAAGGGAAAATAATGTAGCCAAGATTAAAGTCGTG GTACGCAAAAGACCTTTAAACAAGAAGGAGCTTGCTAAAAAGGAGGATGATATTGTGACTGTATCTGACAGTGCATATTTGACAGTCCATGAGACCAAGCTAAAG GTTGATTTGACGGCTTATTTGGAGAAGCATGAGTTTTGCTTTGATGCTGTTCTTGATGAGAATGTTACCAATGATGAA GTATATCGAGCTACAGTTGAACCAATTATTCCTACAATTTTTGAGCGAACCAAAGCTACCTGTTTTGCTTATGGTCAGACAG GAAGTGGCAAAACATACACAATGCAACCTTTACCACTCAGAGCTGCAGAAGATCTTGTCCGACAGTTGCGTCAACCAGTTTACCGGAATCAGCGATTTAAACTGTGGCTTAGCTACTTTGAGATATACGGTGGAAAACTATTTGATCTTCTTAGTGACAGAAA GAAACTTTGCATGAGGGAAGATGGCCGGCAGCAAGTTTGCATAGTAGGACTGCAAGAATTTGAAGTTTCTGACGTACAAGTTGTTAAAGAATTCATTGAAAAGGGAAATTCTACAAGAAGTACAGGATCTACTGGAGCTAATGAGGAGTCCTCCAGGTCACATGCTATCTTACAATTGGCTGTAAAGAAGCATGGTGAGGTGAAAGAGAAAAAGCGGAACAATGATGCAAATGAGGCAAGAAGTGGCAGGGTTGTGGGAAAGATTTCATTTATCGATCTTGCTGGAAGTGAAAGAGGTGCTGACACTACTGATAATGATCGTCAGACACG GATTGAAGGAGCTGAAATCAACAAGAGCCTTTTGGCTTTGAAGGAATGCATTCGTGCTTTAGACAATGACCAGACCCATATTCCATTTCGTGGAAGCAAACTAACAGAAGTACTTCGCGACTCCTTTGTAGGCAATTCAAAGACTGTTATGATCTCTTGTATATCTCCAGGTGAAGGGTCTTGTGAACACACGCTAAACACCTTGAGATATGCTGATAG GGTTAAAAGTCTATCCAAAAGTGGTAATCCAAGAAAAGACCAGGTTCCAAATTCTGTGCCACAAGCTAATGTTTCTTCCTCGTCAACTCTTCCATCTAGTGCTGGCGCAGAGGATTTTAACGATCAGCATCAAGAGAAAACAATGGATATGGGCAGGAAACTTGTTGAAAAGGAACGTTCTCTGTACAGTTCTGTGACTGATGTTGACAAACAGCCATCAAGTGCTTCTTCAAGTTACCCATTAAACAGGCGAGAAGAAAAAGGTCTGTCTTCTGCTTCAATGGACAGGGAGAGGTTTGAAGTGAAGAACTCCTACAGCGATTCTACAAGTCAAAAGATTAACTCTTATTCACAAAATGATACGGTTGAGAGAGTGCAAAAGGTGTCTCCTCCACGCAGAAAAGGTACTAAGGAGGAAAAGTCTGAAAGGCCTGCAAACTTGATGAAAAGGGATGTCAATGGTTTTGATCTCTTCAccacaagctcgaagcaggagacCGCCGGGAATTATAGCACTGTTACAGCTGCTGGATCCAGGCTTTATGAAGCAGAATCCTCTCCTGACGGGAATATCAGCGCAGTACTGGAG GAGGAAGAAGCACTAATAACTGCTCATAGAAAAGAAATAGAGGACACAATGGAGATTGTTCGTGAA GAAATGAAACTCTTGGCTGAAGTGGACCAACCGGGAAGCCGGATTGACAACTATGTAACCCAATTGAGCTTTGTGCTTTCGCGCAAAGCAGCTAGTCTCATGGGACTCCAAGCTCGCCTCGCAAGATTCCAACATCGACTGAAAGAACAGGAGATTCTAAGCAGGAAACGAGTTCCCCGTTCATAA